The proteins below are encoded in one region of Jatrophihabitans sp.:
- a CDS encoding DMT family transporter translates to MSVHWHVVVLSLGAALAFAISTNLKHSSAAQVPDLSLLRVGSVARFVTATLSHRLWLAGVLADGVGLSLQVLALHLGALAVVQPLLISGLLFSLLLRRRQGRRVSGAEIRWALVLTGCLIGFLSLVGTDPGAGGDGPDRLPAAVAAVAGVGLALVCLMLAHRRRPAADAAALIGVAVGIVYAATAALLKGLTDRAVLGPMAALTSWQLYTVLVVGAIGLFLSQAAFQAGPLTASLPAIATVDPLLSIVVGVLIYDEHIHRGPWSGLGLVALLALLGAAVIQLGKVDMDKPARQRVPGG, encoded by the coding sequence ATGTCCGTGCACTGGCACGTCGTCGTCCTGAGCCTGGGAGCCGCTCTCGCTTTCGCCATCTCGACCAACCTCAAGCATTCCAGCGCGGCCCAGGTGCCCGACCTCAGCCTGCTGCGGGTCGGCTCGGTGGCCCGGTTCGTCACGGCCACCCTCAGCCATCGGTTGTGGCTGGCCGGCGTCCTCGCCGACGGCGTCGGTCTGAGCCTGCAGGTGCTCGCCCTGCACTTGGGCGCGCTGGCGGTGGTGCAGCCGCTGCTGATCAGCGGGCTGCTGTTCTCGCTGCTGCTGCGCCGCAGGCAGGGTCGGCGGGTGAGCGGCGCCGAGATCCGGTGGGCGCTGGTGCTGACCGGGTGCCTGATCGGTTTCCTGTCACTGGTCGGAACCGATCCCGGGGCCGGCGGCGACGGACCCGACCGGCTGCCGGCCGCGGTGGCCGCCGTGGCAGGGGTGGGGCTGGCGCTGGTCTGCCTGATGTTGGCCCACCGCCGCCGGCCGGCCGCCGACGCCGCCGCGCTGATCGGGGTGGCCGTCGGCATCGTGTACGCGGCGACCGCCGCCCTGCTCAAGGGCCTGACCGACCGGGCGGTGCTCGGGCCGATGGCGGCCCTGACCAGCTGGCAGCTCTACACCGTGCTGGTGGTGGGGGCGATCGGGCTGTTCCTGAGCCAGGCGGCCTTTCAGGCCGGCCCGCTGACGGCCAGCCTGCCGGCGATCGCCACCGTCGACCCGTTGCTTTCCATCGTGGTCGGCGTGCTGATCTATGACGAGCACATCCATCGCGGCCCGTGGTCCGGGCTCGGCCTGGTCGCGCTGCTCGCCCTGCTGGGCGCGGCCGTCATCCAGCTCGGCAAGGTCGACATGGACAAGCCGGCGCGGCAACGGGTGCCCGGCGGTTAG
- a CDS encoding glycosyltransferase family 4 protein — MRIAHVTDCYLPRLGGIERQVQGLATAQLAAGHQVTVITSVPADAPPAPRGTTRARTRAQSRMAQPARSGTAHTAQPGTAEPAQTEPAQTEPAQTEPAELRVIRPAGPGGRPGSIRYLTSLRGRQAVLDGGYDLVHVHASTFSPLAYLAAGAASRSGVATVATLHSLWSYATPIFRGFDVALDWRAWPITWTAVSTAAATSLAQVLRPGTEISVLANGISPERWQQTRRPPDPQRVVIVSVMRLAARKRPLQLLRVLREVRAQVPAGIGIEVQIIGAGPQRETMLSYLRRHRMTGWVELTGQLDQPAIRDRFADADLYVSPATLESFGIAALEARCAGLPVLAFAGTGVSDFIEHGRNGLLVRSDDQLTTALAKLAQSPAARVELAGDQPSGDQRGDEFGYTWDHLLQTCEQVYRRAFEQVSKPMPPNPVPGSLPAAGPPSVPGSLPVLRHP; from the coding sequence ATGAGGATCGCGCACGTCACCGACTGCTACCTGCCCAGGCTGGGCGGAATCGAACGCCAGGTGCAGGGCCTGGCCACCGCCCAGCTCGCGGCCGGGCACCAGGTCACCGTGATCACCTCGGTGCCCGCGGATGCCCCACCGGCGCCGCGAGGAACCACTCGGGCACGAACTCGGGCCCAGTCGCGGATGGCCCAGCCAGCCCGGTCAGGAACGGCCCACACGGCACAGCCGGGGACGGCCGAGCCGGCCCAGACCGAGCCAGCCCAGACCGAGCCGGCCCAGACCGAGCCGGCCGAGCTCAGGGTGATCAGGCCGGCCGGGCCGGGCGGCCGTCCAGGCTCGATCCGCTACCTGACCAGCCTGCGAGGCCGGCAGGCGGTGCTGGACGGCGGCTATGACCTGGTGCACGTGCACGCCTCGACCTTCTCGCCACTGGCCTACCTGGCCGCCGGCGCCGCCAGCCGATCCGGAGTGGCGACCGTGGCGACGTTGCACTCGCTGTGGTCCTACGCCACCCCGATCTTCCGTGGCTTCGACGTCGCGCTGGACTGGCGGGCCTGGCCGATCACCTGGACGGCGGTGAGCACCGCGGCGGCCACTTCGCTGGCGCAGGTGCTGCGGCCGGGCACCGAGATCTCGGTGCTGGCCAACGGCATCTCCCCCGAACGCTGGCAACAGACGCGCCGGCCCCCGGACCCCCAGCGGGTGGTGATCGTCAGCGTGATGCGGCTGGCCGCCCGCAAGCGTCCGCTGCAGCTGCTCAGGGTGCTGCGCGAGGTCCGGGCTCAAGTGCCGGCCGGCATCGGCATCGAGGTGCAGATCATCGGCGCGGGTCCGCAGCGCGAGACCATGCTGAGCTACCTGAGACGGCACCGGATGACCGGCTGGGTGGAGTTGACCGGCCAGCTGGACCAGCCGGCGATCCGCGACCGGTTCGCCGACGCCGATCTCTACGTCTCGCCGGCCACCCTGGAGTCCTTCGGCATCGCCGCTCTGGAAGCGCGGTGCGCGGGACTGCCGGTGCTGGCCTTCGCCGGCACCGGGGTGTCGGACTTCATCGAGCACGGGCGCAACGGCCTGCTGGTGCGCAGTGACGACCAGCTGACCACCGCGCTGGCGAAGCTGGCACAGTCACCGGCAGCCCGGGTCGAACTGGCCGGCGACCAGCCGTCCGGCGACCAGCGCGGCGACGAGTTCGGCTACACCTGGGACCACCTGCTGCAGACCTGCGAGCAGGTGTACCGGCGGGCCTTCGAGCAGGTGAGCAAGCCGATGCCGCCAAACCCGGTGCCGGGATCGCTGCCTGCCGCTGGCCCGCCGTCCGTGCCGGGATCGCTGCCCGTCCTGCGCCATCCATGA
- a CDS encoding PIG-L family deacetylase, translated as MSFCLVSFHAHPDDEALLTAGTLARAAAEGHRVVLVVATRGEAGLSDGAPGGGLGERRADELERSAAALGCAKVIRLDYPDSGMRNEHRGFASLPVDEPAERLAAILRAERADALTVYDRNGGYGHPDHVQVHRVGHRAAELAGTRLVLEATVDRTALIRALSLVRWTRLLPADFAPHRLRDSYSDRASITHRIDVRRYADHKRRSMAAHASQAAGGAGPRTLALFLKLPGPLYRRVFGAEWFIETRRTPSRPPVADLFASLR; from the coding sequence ATGAGCTTCTGCCTGGTCTCCTTCCACGCCCACCCCGACGACGAGGCGCTGCTGACGGCAGGCACCCTGGCGCGGGCCGCGGCCGAGGGGCACCGGGTCGTGCTGGTGGTCGCCACCCGCGGCGAGGCCGGGCTCAGCGACGGCGCGCCGGGCGGCGGTCTGGGTGAGCGGCGCGCTGACGAGCTGGAACGTTCGGCCGCGGCGCTCGGCTGCGCCAAGGTGATCCGGCTGGACTACCCGGACTCGGGGATGCGCAACGAGCACCGCGGCTTCGCCTCGCTGCCGGTGGACGAACCGGCCGAGCGGCTGGCCGCGATCCTGCGCGCCGAGCGGGCCGACGCCCTGACGGTCTATGACCGCAACGGCGGTTACGGCCACCCCGACCACGTTCAGGTGCACCGGGTGGGGCACCGAGCCGCCGAACTGGCCGGCACCCGGCTGGTGCTCGAGGCCACCGTCGACCGGACCGCGCTGATCCGGGCGCTGTCACTGGTGCGCTGGACCAGGTTGCTGCCAGCCGACTTCGCACCGCACCGGCTGCGCGACAGCTACAGCGACCGGGCCTCGATCACCCACCGCATCGACGTGCGCCGCTACGCCGATCACAAGCGCCGGTCGATGGCCGCGCACGCCAGCCAGGCCGCCGGTGGCGCCGGGCCCAGGACGCTGGCGCTCTTCCTGAAGCTGCCGGGCCCGCTGTACCGGCGGGTGTTCGGCGCCGAGTGGTTCATCGAGACCCGCCGGACGCCGTCCCGGCCGCCGGTTGCCGACCTGTTCGCCAGCCTGCGCTGA
- a CDS encoding lysylphosphatidylglycerol synthase transmembrane domain-containing protein produces the protein MKPQQRPQPSSVWPATVTGPAKAGIGPADVGPAAADTGPIPAETGRPPPAVEIIDVMPVRVRRPLDLVRLTALVLAAVLLAGLGLIASDTGRGVNDDLVRLLADLPPVLVRALRTLAAFSALALTLAFMVREIVRSQTRRLIEALLTGMIAIAVVQVLDRLIEAFASEALQSALIRPGVGDTVRPLDTYLAAMLAFVAVVGVAQDPRWRSLLIAVTALYVVSVFTSTRASLLSLLLSMVIGAIVGISVRYLAGSVNKRPDAGQVVAALADRGIVLRRLERTSPAEQDYRSYLAVDFEGRQLRVHVLDRDLIASGAVYNAYRLMRIRTEIASSPALSLERVAEHRSLLAMAAGATGVPMPRLLAGVRCGADAIVLVYERVDGSPLLEPTDHQLDALWASVLKLHRSRVTHRGLRAANLLVEPDGTVLLPIPQDGTAFATDLRINLDRVELLISTVELVGVQRAVRSARGVLTDDELAAIVTVLQPIALSRQTREAIRDDPELIEAVREEIEGQTHQQPPELARVERVRPRTIISVVAIIVAGYLIVGQLGSVDLVTVLAGARWEWLPLVLAASAASYLAAALSLTGYVGEKLSFARTVLAQLAASFAGFVTPPAVGGLAVNIRYLRKAGLRTAGAATSVGMAQVVNGASHVVLLIAFAAVTGVTTRHDVPVPGWAFGVLGALGVLVSVMLAVPTARRWLLARLLPPLQEALPRLLNLLTNPAKLTQGLLGALLLNGSYIGALWFSVLAFDGQATLAQVAVVYLAGAAIGSVAPTPGGLGAVEVALSTGLAAAGMSSAAAISAVLLYRLATFWLPVPAGWLAMRWLLRRDAL, from the coding sequence GTGAAGCCTCAGCAGCGCCCGCAGCCGTCCTCGGTGTGGCCGGCGACTGTCACCGGGCCGGCTAAGGCGGGAATCGGACCGGCTGACGTCGGGCCGGCTGCGGCTGACACCGGGCCGATCCCGGCTGAGACCGGCCGGCCGCCGCCGGCCGTGGAGATCATCGACGTCATGCCGGTCCGGGTGCGCCGGCCGCTGGACCTGGTGCGGCTCACCGCCCTGGTGCTGGCCGCGGTGCTGCTGGCCGGCCTGGGACTGATCGCCAGCGACACCGGCCGTGGCGTCAACGACGACCTGGTGAGGCTGCTGGCGGACCTGCCGCCGGTGCTGGTCAGGGCCTTGCGGACCCTGGCCGCCTTCAGCGCGCTGGCCTTGACGCTGGCGTTCATGGTGCGCGAGATCGTGCGCTCGCAGACCCGGCGGCTGATCGAGGCGCTGCTCACCGGGATGATCGCGATCGCGGTGGTCCAGGTGCTGGACCGGCTGATCGAGGCGTTCGCCTCCGAGGCGCTGCAGTCGGCGCTGATCCGGCCCGGCGTCGGTGACACGGTCCGGCCGCTGGACACCTACCTGGCGGCGATGCTGGCCTTCGTCGCCGTCGTCGGGGTGGCCCAGGATCCGCGCTGGCGGTCCCTGCTGATCGCCGTCACCGCCCTGTACGTGGTGTCGGTCTTCACCTCCACCCGGGCGTCGCTGCTGTCGCTGCTGCTCAGCATGGTGATCGGGGCGATCGTCGGAATCTCGGTGCGCTACCTCGCCGGCAGCGTCAACAAGCGGCCCGACGCCGGCCAGGTCGTGGCCGCGCTGGCCGACCGGGGAATCGTGCTGCGTCGCCTGGAGCGCACCTCGCCGGCCGAGCAGGACTACCGCAGCTACCTGGCCGTGGACTTTGAGGGCCGGCAGCTGCGGGTGCACGTGCTGGACCGGGACCTGATCGCCTCCGGGGCGGTCTACAACGCCTACCGGCTGATGCGGATCCGCACCGAGATCGCCTCGTCCCCGGCCCTGTCGCTGGAACGGGTGGCCGAGCACCGGTCGCTGCTGGCGATGGCGGCGGGGGCCACCGGCGTGCCGATGCCGCGGTTGCTGGCCGGGGTGCGCTGCGGCGCGGACGCGATCGTGCTGGTCTACGAGCGGGTGGACGGCAGCCCGCTGCTGGAGCCGACCGACCACCAGCTGGACGCGCTCTGGGCCAGCGTGCTGAAGCTGCACCGCAGCCGGGTCACCCACCGGGGGCTGCGGGCGGCCAACCTGCTGGTGGAGCCGGACGGCACGGTGCTGCTGCCCATCCCGCAGGACGGCACCGCCTTCGCCACCGACCTGCGGATCAACCTGGACCGGGTGGAGTTGCTGATCAGCACCGTCGAGCTGGTGGGCGTCCAGCGTGCGGTGCGCAGCGCCCGCGGCGTGCTGACCGACGACGAGCTGGCGGCCATCGTCACGGTGCTGCAGCCGATCGCGCTCAGCCGGCAGACCCGGGAGGCGATCCGCGACGATCCGGAGCTGATCGAGGCGGTCCGGGAGGAGATCGAGGGCCAGACCCACCAGCAGCCCCCGGAGCTGGCCCGGGTGGAACGGGTCCGGCCGCGCACCATCATCTCGGTGGTGGCGATCATCGTGGCGGGTTACCTGATCGTCGGCCAGCTCGGCTCGGTGGACCTGGTCACGGTGCTGGCCGGCGCCCGCTGGGAATGGCTGCCGCTGGTGCTGGCGGCCTCGGCGGCCAGCTACCTGGCCGCGGCCCTGTCGCTGACCGGCTACGTGGGGGAGAAGCTGTCCTTCGCCCGGACCGTGCTGGCGCAGCTGGCGGCCTCGTTCGCCGGTTTCGTCACCCCGCCGGCGGTGGGCGGCCTGGCGGTCAACATCCGCTACCTGCGCAAGGCCGGGCTGCGGACGGCCGGCGCGGCGACCAGCGTCGGGATGGCCCAGGTGGTCAACGGCGCGTCGCACGTGGTGCTGCTGATCGCCTTCGCCGCGGTCACCGGGGTCACCACCCGGCACGACGTGCCCGTCCCGGGCTGGGCCTTCGGCGTGCTGGGCGCCCTGGGCGTGCTGGTCTCGGTCATGCTGGCGGTGCCGACGGCGCGGCGCTGGCTGCTGGCCCGGCTGCTGCCGCCGTTGCAGGAGGCGCTGCCCAGGCTGCTGAACCTGCTGACCAATCCGGCGAAGCTGACCCAGGGACTGCTGGGGGCGCTGCTGCTCAACGGCAGCTACATCGGGGCCCTGTGGTTCTCGGTGCTGGCCTTCGACGGGCAGGCCACCCTGGCGCAGGTGGCGGTGGTGTACCTGGCCGGCGCCGCGATCGGATCGGTCGCTCCGACGCCCGGCGGCCTGGGCGCGGTGGAGGTGGCCCTGTCGACCGGGCTGGCCGCGGCCGGCATGTCCAGCGCCGCGGCGATCAGCGCCGTGCTGCTGTACCGGCTGGCCACCTTCTGGCTGCCGGTGCCGGCCGGTTGGCTGGCCATGCGCTGGCTGCTGCGGCGCGACGCCTTGTAA
- a CDS encoding EAL domain-containing protein, whose product MVGVPLVGVPLVRCDLGLSMSRSPRGGAARWTLTLSGVLAVIAVALTWHADSEPILTLDLPTPVLALMLAALFLLAEQFLMNVEFRRQAHSLTLAGVPLVLGVLLVSPQTFVIARLAAAMIAFILQRINFDKILYNGAAYACEAALDATIVHLWLSQRDQIDLWTVAVVLTVVAGVDQLMSLLVLSLIRLHNGPLSPREVADVLVSAAALSAVSCAFAVIVLLLLGNGALGAGLVVLVIAVGAGAYRGHASTRRRHQALTLIHEFVSDGVGAESLEQLAGQLLSRIRQLLRAATVEVMIVDGQLANLGAARSDAEPTAALTLTIGEDENLMVGRRTVDYSDWIAVRALIQEEPTLAARTTKDRGLRRWLLERGVRDAVVVALPLSSGSAGTLTVMDRLGETATFVEDDLTLLQTLTGHLAVAIRSTRLVEKLGYDATHDSLTGLSNRAHLSEQINLVLSTGTGAATVLLLDLDRFKEVNDILGHDVGDRLLKVVADRLRGCLPAYATVARLGGDEFAVLLPGVDDAAELAELVADTLAEPVRFEEAMLTPESSVGVAVTNGLSAQPDLLRQADTAMYEAKANDRRVAVYGPEMDRGRIERLALVADLRMALSDHPEQMLLHYQPKIDLQTGMVTGVEALVRWAHPTLGVLGPDRFIPLAESTGLIEGLTPLVLEAGLAECRKWTADGYPISVAVNLSARNISDPRLPDRVAAAIARIGLPADRVILEITESSVMGDPAQTLPVLHQLRDLGVCLSLDDFGTGYSSLSYLQRLPVGEVKIDRSFVQGLSGENRSSTRALIKTIIGLGADLNLRIVAEGVEDLATLDELRGLGCQVAQGYYISRPMAGADLHKWLGRAAEAAPRLRLLSVGS is encoded by the coding sequence TTGGTCGGCGTCCCGCTGGTCGGCGTCCCGCTGGTCAGATGCGACCTGGGGCTGAGCATGAGCCGTTCGCCCAGAGGTGGCGCCGCTCGATGGACCCTGACGCTCAGCGGCGTCCTGGCCGTGATCGCCGTGGCCCTGACCTGGCACGCGGACTCCGAGCCCATCCTGACGCTGGACCTGCCGACTCCGGTCCTGGCGCTCATGCTGGCCGCGCTGTTCCTGCTCGCCGAGCAGTTCCTGATGAACGTCGAGTTCCGCAGGCAGGCGCACTCGTTGACCCTGGCAGGCGTTCCGCTGGTGCTCGGCGTGCTCCTGGTGTCGCCGCAGACCTTCGTGATCGCGCGGCTGGCCGCGGCCATGATCGCGTTCATCCTGCAGCGGATCAACTTTGACAAGATCCTCTACAACGGAGCGGCCTACGCGTGCGAGGCGGCCCTGGACGCCACCATCGTCCATCTCTGGCTCAGCCAGCGCGACCAGATCGACCTGTGGACCGTCGCCGTCGTCCTGACCGTCGTCGCCGGCGTCGACCAGCTGATGAGCCTGCTGGTGCTGAGCCTGATCCGGTTGCACAACGGCCCGCTCAGCCCTCGCGAGGTCGCCGACGTGCTGGTCTCGGCCGCCGCGCTGAGCGCGGTGTCCTGCGCGTTCGCGGTAATCGTGCTGTTATTGCTGGGCAACGGGGCGCTCGGCGCCGGCCTGGTGGTGCTGGTGATCGCTGTCGGGGCCGGGGCCTATCGAGGCCACGCCTCTACCCGCAGGCGGCACCAGGCGCTGACCCTGATCCACGAATTCGTCTCCGACGGCGTGGGGGCGGAGTCTCTGGAGCAGCTGGCCGGCCAGCTGCTGTCCCGGATCCGCCAGCTGCTGCGAGCGGCCACCGTCGAGGTGATGATCGTCGACGGCCAACTGGCCAACCTTGGCGCTGCCCGGTCCGACGCCGAGCCGACCGCGGCGCTGACCCTGACGATCGGCGAGGACGAGAACCTGATGGTCGGCCGGCGCACGGTCGACTACTCCGATTGGATCGCGGTGCGCGCGCTCATCCAGGAGGAGCCGACCCTGGCCGCCCGGACCACCAAGGACCGCGGCCTACGACGCTGGCTGCTCGAGCGCGGCGTGCGCGACGCGGTCGTGGTGGCGCTGCCGCTGTCCAGCGGATCGGCCGGAACCCTGACCGTGATGGACCGCCTCGGTGAGACCGCCACCTTCGTCGAGGACGACCTGACCTTGCTGCAGACCCTTACCGGCCACCTTGCGGTCGCCATTCGCAGCACCCGGCTGGTCGAGAAGCTGGGCTACGACGCCACCCACGACTCGCTCACCGGGCTGTCCAACCGGGCCCACCTGAGCGAGCAGATCAACCTGGTGCTGTCCACCGGCACCGGGGCGGCCACCGTGCTGCTGCTGGACCTCGACCGGTTCAAGGAGGTCAACGACATCCTTGGCCACGACGTCGGGGACCGGCTGCTGAAAGTGGTCGCCGACCGGTTGCGTGGCTGCCTGCCGGCCTACGCCACGGTGGCCCGGCTGGGCGGCGACGAGTTCGCGGTGCTACTGCCCGGAGTCGATGACGCCGCCGAGCTGGCCGAGCTGGTGGCCGACACGCTGGCCGAGCCGGTGCGGTTCGAGGAGGCGATGCTGACTCCGGAGAGCAGCGTCGGGGTGGCTGTCACCAATGGCCTGTCGGCTCAGCCGGATCTGCTGCGCCAGGCCGACACCGCGATGTATGAGGCCAAGGCCAATGACCGCCGGGTCGCGGTGTACGGGCCCGAGATGGACCGCGGCCGGATCGAGCGGCTGGCCCTGGTGGCCGACCTGCGGATGGCGCTGAGCGACCACCCCGAGCAGATGCTGCTGCACTACCAGCCCAAGATCGACCTGCAGACCGGCATGGTGACCGGCGTGGAGGCACTCGTCCGGTGGGCGCACCCCACCCTGGGCGTGCTCGGGCCGGACCGTTTCATCCCGCTGGCCGAGTCCACCGGCCTGATCGAGGGGTTGACTCCGCTGGTGCTGGAGGCCGGGCTGGCCGAATGCCGCAAGTGGACGGCCGACGGCTACCCGATCAGCGTCGCGGTCAACCTCTCGGCCCGCAACATCAGCGACCCGCGGCTGCCCGACCGGGTGGCCGCGGCCATCGCCCGGATCGGGCTGCCTGCCGACCGGGTGATCCTGGAGATCACCGAGAGCAGCGTGATGGGCGATCCGGCGCAGACGTTGCCGGTGCTGCACCAGCTGCGCGACCTCGGGGTCTGCCTGTCGCTGGACGACTTCGGCACCGGTTACTCCAGCCTGTCCTACCTGCAGCGGCTGCCGGTCGGCGAGGTCAAGATCGACCGGTCCTTCGTCCAGGGCCTGTCCGGAGAGAACCGGTCCAGCACCCGCGCGCTGATCAAGACGATCATCGGCCTGGGCGCGGACCTGAACCTGCGGATCGTGGCCGAGGGCGTCGAGGACCTGGCCACCCTGGACGAGCTGCGCGGGCTGGGCTGCCAGGTCGCGCAGGGTTACTACATCAGCCGGCCGATGGCCGGTGCGGACCTGCACAAGTGGCTGGGCCGGGCGGCCGAGGCCGCGCCCCGGCTGCGACTGCTCAGCGTCGGCAGCTGA
- a CDS encoding S8 family serine peptidase: MSLAASTFISPAAMQAAADPVRPAPVSNATFDDARWGNGAADRAALDRHGRNKADADAGSLYTVGNAIGARAVWKQRDSANRQLTGQGVTVALLDSGVAAVNGLDDAGKLSLGPDLSIESNGVLIDQDTYGHGTHLAGIIAGRDAAVLTDKTIAGLDPSVQLGVAPDARLLSMKLATTDGSTDVSQVIAALNWITEHQTNYDGSRVRVVNLAFGTHSVQPYQLDPLAAAAENAWRHGLVVVVSGGNEGPNAGRLTNPAIDPYVIAVGASDSKNTVAGWKVPTVAAFSSSGTVQRHVDLLAPGSSIVSLRAPGSYIDATHPEGLVAGDTTGRLFRGSGTSQAAAVVSGAAALLLQAYPALTPDQVKAALVSTASRVPASAVHAGAGQLDVAAALSALRSASLSESVTGLEKVTAQDFEISTGQGSLDEARGGDSLVDPDGVPLTGEIDVQGNPWNAPAWWAASSTLSSWVGGDWMGATWTGSGWASESDGLEASRWSASRWSASRWSDATWG; the protein is encoded by the coding sequence TTGTCACTCGCGGCCTCCACCTTCATCAGCCCCGCCGCCATGCAGGCGGCAGCCGACCCGGTCCGCCCGGCGCCGGTAAGCAATGCCACCTTCGACGACGCTCGCTGGGGCAACGGCGCCGCCGACCGGGCAGCCCTTGACCGGCACGGCCGGAACAAGGCCGACGCCGACGCCGGCTCGCTCTACACCGTGGGCAACGCCATCGGCGCCCGGGCCGTCTGGAAGCAGCGTGACTCGGCCAACCGGCAGCTCACCGGCCAAGGGGTCACGGTCGCGCTGCTGGACTCCGGCGTCGCCGCGGTCAACGGCCTGGACGACGCCGGCAAGCTGAGCCTGGGCCCGGACCTCTCGATCGAGTCCAACGGCGTCCTGATCGATCAGGACACCTACGGTCACGGGACCCACCTGGCCGGCATCATCGCCGGTCGAGACGCGGCCGTGCTCACCGACAAGACCATCGCCGGCCTGGACCCCTCGGTGCAGCTCGGAGTGGCTCCGGACGCCCGCCTGCTCTCGATGAAGCTGGCCACCACCGACGGCAGCACCGACGTCAGCCAGGTGATCGCCGCGCTCAACTGGATCACCGAGCACCAGACCAATTACGACGGCAGCCGGGTGCGGGTGGTCAACCTGGCGTTCGGAACGCACTCGGTGCAGCCCTACCAGCTGGACCCGCTGGCCGCCGCGGCCGAGAACGCCTGGCGTCACGGCCTGGTGGTGGTGGTCTCCGGTGGCAACGAGGGCCCGAACGCCGGCCGGCTGACCAACCCGGCCATCGACCCCTATGTCATCGCCGTGGGCGCCTCCGACAGCAAGAACACCGTGGCCGGCTGGAAGGTGCCCACCGTGGCCGCTTTCAGCAGCAGCGGCACCGTGCAGCGGCATGTCGACCTGCTCGCCCCCGGCTCCTCGATCGTCTCACTGCGGGCGCCCGGCTCGTACATCGACGCGACCCACCCCGAAGGCCTGGTCGCCGGTGACACCACCGGGCGGCTGTTCCGCGGCAGCGGCACCAGCCAGGCCGCGGCAGTGGTCTCCGGAGCCGCGGCGCTGTTGCTGCAGGCCTACCCCGCCCTGACCCCGGACCAGGTGAAGGCCGCTCTGGTGAGCACCGCCAGCCGGGTGCCGGCCAGCGCCGTGCACGCCGGCGCCGGCCAGCTCGACGTCGCCGCGGCGCTGTCGGCGCTGCGCTCGGCAAGCCTGTCGGAGTCCGTCACCGGGCTGGAGAAGGTGACGGCGCAGGACTTCGAAATCTCCACCGGTCAGGGCTCGCTGGACGAGGCCCGGGGCGGTGACAGCCTGGTCGACCCCGACGGAGTCCCGCTGACCGGCGAGATCGACGTGCAGGGCAACCCCTGGAACGCCCCCGCGTGGTGGGCCGCCTCCTCGACGCTGTCCTCCTGGGTGGGCGGCGACTGGATGGGCGCCACCTGGACCGGCTCGGGTTGGGCGTCGGAGAGCGACGGCCTGGAGGCGTCCCGTTGGTCGGCGTCCCGCTGGTCGGCGTCCCGCTGGTCAGATGCGACCTGGGGCTGA
- a CDS encoding acyl-CoA desaturase — translation MTASAQTARGSDFAALSRQVRAANLLQRRRRHYAVRISLTLLAFLLVSAGFVLIGDSWYQLGIAAVLGVVFTQLAFIGHDGGHQQVCKSRRANDLIGLLIGDLLVGLSFGWWLDKHNRHHANPNHEEHDPDIGESVLAFTAAHIAERTGGPYRLIARYQAWLFFPLLCFEGLQLHVASVRSLIQGKQRRYLRTEWVLLSAHLLGYLAAVFLVLSPVKALAFIAVHQAIFGIYMGSSFAPNHKGMAVIGPDEQLDFLRRQVLTSRNVRGGWFTDLLLGGLNYQIEHHLFPNMPRPNLRRARGLVYQYCQEHHISYTETSLVGSYRAALGYLHQLGAPLRRTRTG, via the coding sequence TTGACGGCCTCCGCGCAGACCGCGCGAGGCAGCGATTTCGCGGCCCTCAGCCGGCAGGTGCGAGCGGCGAACCTGCTGCAGCGGCGCCGGCGCCATTACGCGGTCCGGATCTCACTCACGCTGCTGGCATTCCTGCTGGTGTCGGCCGGGTTCGTGCTGATCGGTGACTCCTGGTACCAGCTGGGCATCGCGGCGGTGCTGGGTGTGGTGTTCACCCAGCTGGCATTCATCGGCCACGACGGCGGCCACCAGCAGGTCTGCAAGTCCCGGCGGGCCAACGACCTGATCGGCCTGCTGATCGGCGACCTGCTGGTCGGACTGAGCTTCGGCTGGTGGCTGGACAAGCACAACCGGCACCACGCCAATCCCAATCACGAGGAGCACGACCCGGACATCGGGGAGTCCGTCCTCGCCTTCACCGCCGCGCACATCGCCGAACGAACCGGTGGCCCGTACCGGCTGATCGCCCGCTACCAGGCCTGGCTGTTCTTTCCGCTGCTGTGCTTCGAAGGGCTGCAGCTGCACGTGGCCAGCGTCCGCTCGCTGATCCAGGGCAAGCAGCGCCGCTACCTGCGTACCGAGTGGGTGCTGTTGTCCGCGCATCTGCTTGGTTATTTAGCGGCGGTCTTCCTGGTGCTCTCACCGGTCAAGGCGCTGGCGTTCATCGCGGTGCACCAGGCGATCTTCGGCATCTACATGGGCAGCTCGTTCGCGCCCAACCACAAGGGCATGGCGGTGATCGGCCCGGACGAGCAGCTGGACTTCCTGCGCCGCCAGGTGCTCACCTCGCGCAACGTGCGCGGCGGCTGGTTCACCGACCTGCTGCTGGGCGGGCTGAACTACCAGATCGAGCATCACCTGTTCCCGAACATGCCCCGGCCCAACCTGCGCAGGGCGCGCGGGCTGGTGTACCAGTACTGCCAGGAGCACCACATCTCCTACACCGAGACCAGCCTGGTCGGCTCCTACCGGGCCGCGTTGGGCTACCTGCACCAGTTGGGCGCCCCGCTGCGCCGGACCCGCACGGGCTGA